Sequence from the Cytophagia bacterium CHB2 genome:
ACGATGAAGACGCCCTCATAATCCTGAATGCTGATTTTGTTGGCGCTGCTGTCCGCGGCGTTATAATAGCCGATGAACACGCGCCGGCTGCGGCCGCCGTTTGCAGGCGCGCCGTTCTGCTGCTCGGGCAGGCGTTCCTGCAAATAAAGATTCGAGAGACGCGTGGGCAAATTGCGCGGCAGGCGATCGATATACTGGCTTTTCAACTCGGCTTTGCGTTGATTGGCCTCGGGCATCACGATTTCCGCAAAAGCCAGCATGAGCAGGCTCACGAACAGGGCCAACCCGAAAATGGGTGCGAGAATGCGATACATCGAAATGCCGGAGGACTTCATGGCGGTCAACTCGTTGTATTTGCCAAGCTGTCCAATGCTGAACATGGAGGCAAGCAGCATCGCGATGGGCAGCATCAACACGATGATGTAGGGAATGAAATAAAAATAGTAGCTCACGATAACCACGGCCGGCACCTGCCGGTCGATGTAATCCGATAAACGCTCGACCAAATCGATGATGATAAAAATGCTGATGACTGCCACCAGCGAGAACGCCAGAATGAACAGGAATTTTTGAATGAGGTAACGATCGAGCAAGCGCATACGATGCCAAACAAGTGGTTATTGATATTTGCAAGCGTAAATGGAAAATTACCGGGCGAAAACGTCAAGCACAGGTATTTTGTTTTATTGCGCAGTTGTATTCGATTCTGCCGGCAATGAGTCGCCGTTGCGCCAGTTTGAACTTGCTGCTGAAGTTGTGCGCCGTTTGAAGATTTGCGGCAGCCAGGATAAATCCGCGGTGGCGCGCACCGTTGCTGAACGCATGAGAAAAAAAATCCCGGCGATACCGACGATGATATTGGCCGACCACATTGCCATGAACGGAGAAATGATTTGGCGTTTCGCCAAATCCTCACCGCTGATGAGCGAGGTCCAATAAATCAAAAAAAAGAGCAGACTGAAACCGCCGGCGGTTGCCATGCCGCCGCGCCGCGCCATGGCGCCGAGCGGCGCGCCGATCAACACGAACACGATGCAGGCCACCGGGATGGAGTATTTTTTTTGAATCTCGACGTCCAGGGATTCAATCCGGCGCCGGTCTTGTTGAATCGAAGCCAATTGGCGATTGACTTGCGCCTGCACATGGCGTTGCGTATTCAAAAGATCGACCAGGCGCGCCTTTGGCGTTTGTCCGCCGGAATTCTGTTGCAAATGATTTTGGCCTACGGACAAGTTGGCCCGTTCGCGCGCGGCTAGGGCGCTGCCCGGCAACGGTTGCATATCTTCCGGCGAGGCGGCCGCGGTCGTGGAATCTTCCGGCATATCGAGCCATTGGCGCAGCGGCTGCGGCAAACTGAGTGCAACAGCGGCGTTGATTTGCCTGTGGCTTTCGGCGATTTCATTGCGATTCTTTTGCACTTCGTCGCGCATGTATGCCGCGCTTTTTTCGCGATCGCCGCGATATTCCGACTCGCTGCGGCTCAGGAACATGTCATCGACCGGAATAGAAATTCTATGCCGCGGAAACGCAATGCGCCGAAATTCTTCGGACTTCTTGAGGTCGATTTCCTGCATTTCACCGTCAAAGAGCGTCAACACCAGCGCCCCGCTCGCCTGGCTCAACTCGATCAAGCCGCGCTTTGCCGAAATCGTTCGGCTCAACTCCGTGCTGGTATAGTCATTGATGAGCAGGTTGCGCGCTTTCGCCACGCCCGCGCTGTCTTCCAGCTCTTGCACGAGCAAGCCGTAATTGGGAATGTCATCATACCACACGCCGGGCTCGATGCTGATGGTCGGTCGCTTGCGCGCGATGTCGCTGCCGAGTAGTCGCGTACGGTGATTGAAATCCGGCAGCACGTTGTTGTTGAACCAAATCATAAAAACCGTCAGGCCGGCGGCAGCGATGATTGCCGGACGGATGATGCGATAAATGCTCACGCCGCTGGCTTCCATTGCGGTAATTTCGTTGTCCGCTCCCAGCCGTCCAAAAGCCATGAGTGTGGCGGTGAGCACGGCCATGGGCACAGCCAGCGCAACGATCCACGCCAGGTTGAGCATGAAAAATTCAAGCACCACTGGCCACGGCAGGCCCTTGCTCAAGATGCGGCTCAATTCACGAAACAGCAGATTGAGCAGGAACAACAGCGTGATGATAAAAAACGCGAAGAAAAACGGGCCGACATGTTCGCGCAGAATGTAGCGCGCTAAAATGAATTTGGGCATGGCGCAATATAACCAACGCCGGATAGCTTTGCTATAAAATTTTCCCGGACTCACTTGCTCGAATGCATTTGCATTCGTGAAGCGTCTTTCAACAACTCTTTCACCGTTTCATAATAGTGCCGCATCTGCGCCTGATAGCGCTCGCCGGTTCCCGGGCCGTGGAAACCAACGTGAATCGCATGCACCCGGCCGTCGCGGCCAACGAAAATCGTGGTGGGATATGCAAAGAAATCATCTAACTGATTTGAGAGGCGGACTTGCACGTTGGCTTTGGCGGTGCTGCCGCAGAAAATGATGGGGAAGGTGAGGCCGTAACGCTGCTGAAACATGCCGAGATTCTTTTGCGCGGCAGTGAAATCGCCTTTGATTTCAAAGGCCAGCGAAATCACTTCCAAACCGTCGCCGTGAAATTCTTCATAAAGCTGCTGCAAGAGCGGCGCGGCATCCATGCAATTGTGGCACCAACTGCCCATGATGTCGAGCAACAAAACCTTGCCCTGCAAGCGCGGATCGGCGCTGGTGAGCGAATCTCCGGCTAGCGTCACGCCGCTGAATTGAAACGGCGCTGCCGGATTTTTCATGCGCGTCTGGCGCGGGTTGTGAGCCGGCGCCGGCAGTTCGCGCAGCGGTTTTAGTTTGAAATGAGAGGGCTTTTCGGAGCGAACATAAAGCCTGCCGGCCCAATCTCCCTGTGTTTGTTCCAATTCGACCAGCAATGCCTGCCAGCCCGTGAAGCGATTGAGCTGCACGCGATTTTTATCTTGCACGCCTGCCAATAAACCGTAATCGCCGCTGGGATCGAGGATCGTGCCGAAGATCGAATCATGTTTCACCCAGAAAGTTGCCGTGCTCGCGCTGTCAATGCCGTTGTCATATTCAAAATAAACGCGATAGGCGCCGACCGGCGGCACGCTGGGTTTTACTGCGCGCGCTGCTTCTTCCGGCGTTGCCGGACCGGCGACAAACGTGAACGAAGTGGTGTCCTCGCGAAAGCGCAAATACTGGCCGTGAAGCCAGCCGTTTTGCCATCGCGCCTGCATCAGCGCGCCGTATTCCGAAAAATTGAGCAGCAGCGAGTCGCCGCGCTGCGTGATTTCGGGAATGGGTGTGCGCTCATCTCCCACGAGAAAATAGCCGGAAGGAGGCGTCGCGGTGAGATCAAGAAACATGTGAAACGGCAGTTGGCGATCGTCGGCGAGTGAAGCAGTTCCCCACCAAAATGATGTTTTAGGAAATGTGTGTTGTTGACAGACTAGGCTTAAGATAGCAGCAAAGAGTATCTGGGCGAAGCGAAAGTTTTTGGCTTTCATGTGGCTCCCAAAATGGTTGACGAGATTTGATTTTTGATATAGGGATTCGTCAGTAAATAATCAACCCCAATTCCGTCTTGCCTTTGCCGGTGAAAATCAAGATATTTGCTCGCGATTTCAAAGGGATCAACAAACGCGAGGCTGAGACGCAGTGTTTTTCAATAAAACATTACGAGGCATTTTTTATAACACGAGCGCGCTTGTTCTTTTGCTCTGGCTGCCGGCGTTCGCAGATTCGCCGCACGCGAACAACAACGTTCCCACACCCGAATCCTTCTTCGGTTTTCGCTTAGGCTCGGATAAGAAACTTGCGGATTATCATCAGATCGTCGACTACTTCAAAGTGTTAGACGCCGCCTCCGGGCGTTTGCAGTTGCAAAATTTGGGTAAAACCACTGAAGGCAATGATTTGATTGTAGCCCTCATCAGCTCGGCGGATAATCTCAAACAACTTGCCAAATGGCAAACGCTGCAAGGCGGGCTGGCCGATCCGCGCAGAATTCGAGAAACCGAGTTGCCGGCACTTCTGGCTGCGGCGCGCAGCGTGGTTTTGATCAATTGCAGCATTCACGCCACTGAAGTGGGCGCAACTCAAATGGCGCCTGAGTTGGCGTTTGATTTGATCACGAATGAATCGCCTGACGCGCAAGAGATTTTGCACAACGTGATCACGTTGTTAATGCCCTGCCACAATCCCGACGGCCAGTTGCTGGTGGTGGATTGGTACCGCAAAAATCTTGGCACCGCGTTCGAGCAGGCGGACATGCCGTGGCTGTATCACAAATATGTGGGCCACGACAACAATCGTGACTGGTTCATGTTTACTCAAAGGGAAACGCGACTCACGGTCGAAAAGCTGCACAATGTTTGGCATCCGCATATTACGATTGATATGCACCAGATGGGGCGCAAAGGCGCGCGCTTATTCGTGCCGCCTTATATTGATCCGGTCGAGCCGAATGTCGATCCCATCATCGTGTCGTTGCTGAACATGCTCGGCACCCACGTGCAAGGCGTGCTGACGGCGCAAGGTAAAACCGGCGTGGTCAGCAATGCGATTTTTGACGCCTGGACGCCGGCGCGTGCGTATCCGCATTATCACGGCGGTTTGCGTTTTCTCACGGAAGCAGCCAGCGCGCATCTTGCAACCCCGGTGATGGTTGCTCCGGAAACGCTGGGCAGCGGGCTGGGCTACGATGCGCGCAAAGTCTCATGGAATTTTCCCGCACCCTGGCCGGGTGGATTATGGACGTTGCGCGATATCGTTGACTATGATTTTGCCGCGGCCAAAACGATTTTGCAGCATGCTGCGCGGCATCGGGAATTCTGGCTGCGCAGTCTGTTCGAGGTACAGCGCCGCACTTGCGATTCCAACCGCAAGCCGATTGCCTACG
This genomic interval carries:
- a CDS encoding YjgP/YjgQ family permease — protein: MRLLDRYLIQKFLFILAFSLVAVISIFIIIDLVERLSDYIDRQVPAVVIVSYYFYFIPYIIVLMLPIAMLLASMFSIGQLGKYNELTAMKSSGISMYRILAPIFGLALFVSLLMLAFAEIVMPEANQRKAELKSQYIDRLPRNLPTRLSNLYLQERLPEQQNGAPANGGRSRRVFIGYYNAADSSANKISIQDYEGVFIVHRIDAKMMHWRGTYWQAVNGYQRTFTGESETATPFDTLQLPQLSFTPQVLVKVQKDPEEMSYRELNKFIAEVADNGGDPQRWYVDLYLKIAFPFTSFIIVLFGAPLAAGRVRSGGAVGVALTLVITFLYFGMVKTGQSLGQNGSLPPLIGAWLGNMIFFLGGMFVLSRTRT
- a CDS encoding YjgP/YjgQ family permease, which codes for MPKFILARYILREHVGPFFFAFFIITLLFLLNLLFRELSRILSKGLPWPVVLEFFMLNLAWIVALAVPMAVLTATLMAFGRLGADNEITAMEASGVSIYRIIRPAIIAAAGLTVFMIWFNNNVLPDFNHRTRLLGSDIARKRPTISIEPGVWYDDIPNYGLLVQELEDSAGVAKARNLLINDYTSTELSRTISAKRGLIELSQASGALVLTLFDGEMQEIDLKKSEEFRRIAFPRHRISIPVDDMFLSRSESEYRGDREKSAAYMRDEVQKNRNEIAESHRQINAAVALSLPQPLRQWLDMPEDSTTAAASPEDMQPLPGSALAARERANLSVGQNHLQQNSGGQTPKARLVDLLNTQRHVQAQVNRQLASIQQDRRRIESLDVEIQKKYSIPVACIVFVLIGAPLGAMARRGGMATAGGFSLLFFLIYWTSLISGEDLAKRQIISPFMAMWSANIIVGIAGIFFLMRSATVRATADLSWLPQIFKRRTTSAASSNWRNGDSLPAESNTTAQ
- a CDS encoding TlpA family protein disulfide reductase, producing the protein MKAKNFRFAQILFAAILSLVCQQHTFPKTSFWWGTASLADDRQLPFHMFLDLTATPPSGYFLVGDERTPIPEITQRGDSLLLNFSEYGALMQARWQNGWLHGQYLRFREDTTSFTFVAGPATPEEAARAVKPSVPPVGAYRVYFEYDNGIDSASTATFWVKHDSIFGTILDPSGDYGLLAGVQDKNRVQLNRFTGWQALLVELEQTQGDWAGRLYVRSEKPSHFKLKPLRELPAPAHNPRQTRMKNPAAPFQFSGVTLAGDSLTSADPRLQGKVLLLDIMGSWCHNCMDAAPLLQQLYEEFHGDGLEVISLAFEIKGDFTAAQKNLGMFQQRYGLTFPIIFCGSTAKANVQVRLSNQLDDFFAYPTTIFVGRDGRVHAIHVGFHGPGTGERYQAQMRHYYETVKELLKDASRMQMHSSK